The stretch of DNA ACGCGCGATCGTTCGTCTTTTCGACCGGCCTCGCGCCGCCGGCCGCCGCGGCCGCGAGCGAGGCGCTCCACGTCGCCCGTCACGGTGGTGCTCGAGAGCGACTGTGGGAGAACGTCGCCCACCTCCGCGACGGCCTCGAGTCGATGGGGTTCGACGTCTGGGGCGACTCCCAGATCCTCCCCGTGGTCGTCGGCGATCGGACGGACGCGATCGCCCTCGCCGACGGAATCCGCGAGCGCGGCGTCGTGGTGCCGGCGATCCGGCCACCTTCGGTCCCGGCGGGGACCAGTCGACTCCGCGTCGTGCCGATGGCGACGCACGATCGGGACGACATCATCGCCTGTCTCGAGGCGTTTCGCGCGGCGGGCGAGGAGGTCGGACTGCTGTGACCGCGAGCCGACCGATCGCCGTCGTCGGCTCCGGGACGGGCGTCGGGAAGACCGTCGTTACGGCCGGACTCACGCGCCTGCTCCGCGAGGCCGGACACGACGCGCGAGCGATCAAACCGGCCCAGACCGGCCACCCGCCGGACGACGACGCCGCGTTCGTCGCCACGGCGTGTGCGGAACCCGACGCCGCGACCTGTCCGCGATATCTCGAGCCGGCGCTCGCGCCGCGAGTCGCGGCGGCGGTCGCCGACGAGGAACTCGCGTACGAGACGATCCGCGCGGCCTGCGAGCGCGAGATCGAGGCGACCCCGGTCCCGATCGTCGAGGGAATCGGTGGTCTCCGCGTCCCCCTGGCCGGCGACCGCGAGGTGATCGACCTCGTCGCCGACATCGGGGCCGCAGCGGTCGTCGTCACGCGGTCGGGACTGGGCACGCTCAACCACACCGCGCTCTCGATCGACGCGCTCGAGGATCGCGGGATCGAGGTCTGCGCCGTCGTCGTCAACGAGTACGCTGGCGAGACGGTCGCCGAGCGGACCAACCCTGACGAACTCGAGCGGATGACCGGTCACGCGGTCGAGACGGTGCCACCGCTTGGCGACGGTGAGCGCGACGGCGATCCGCGCGAGCTCGCTGCCGGAGTCGGCGACGCGCTCTCCCCGACGTTGCTCGAGCGACTACCGATAGAACGTTCGTGATCGAGCTTCGCGGCCGCTCAGGCCGACGGGGCCTGTGGCCCGTCGTCGACCGTCGGCGGCTCGCGTTCGGACGAAATATCGGTTACCGCCGCGTCGAGTTCGACGAGAAACGAGACCACCTCGGACTTCCGGTGTTCCACCTCGAGGTGGACGCGGAGGTCGGTCCGGTCGTCGTACGTCTCGGTACAGAGCGGGCAGCAGTGGGGGTCTGTCATTCGGCCGGTCACCACGAGAAACTCACACCGTTTAGCGACGTAATAGTGTCGATCAATCTATGTATAGATATATTCGAGATGAATAAAACTCGGTTGTTCGGACGGGTCCAGCGACGGCCCGTTCGACGCGGTCGAAAGCGATCGATCGGCGGGACGGCGTCCGCGATCAGAGGAAATCGTTCAGGCCGGACTGATCGTCGTCCGGTTCCTCGGTCGTCGAGGCCTCGCTCGAGGCCGACTCCGAGCCGCGTTCGCCGTCGCTCGCCGCCGCGAGGGTCTGCTGGTCGTCGGCGTCGGCGTCGGCGTTGTCGTCGCCGTCGTCGCTCGAGCCGTCGGCCTGGAAGAAGGCGTTGCCCGAGTGTTCGACCGCTTGCTCGGCTTTCCGCTCTTCGGCGTCCGTGACGATCGACTGGACCTTGTTGGTGTCTTTTCCGCTGCCGGTGACGAACGAGACCTCGGATTCGTCGAGATCGTAGGCCGCGGCCATGCGGACGGTCAGGTCGCGGTTCTTGCAGTGGTGGGTCATCGCCGAGAGGAACGGAAGGATCTCCCGGCGGGCGGTGGCGACGCTCGATCCCTCGCGTTCGGCGACGCGTTCGGCGATCGAATCGCGGGTGTTCCGCGTTCCCTTGGTCCGCCCGAGTTTCGACCAGTAGCTCGGCGGGCCGTACCGCGTCCAGCCGCCCTTGTCGCCCTGCCGGGAAGCGGCGACGCCGGCGGTCATGTTGTCCGTCGCGTACCGCCAGTAGGAGTAGTCCTGCGTGGCTCGAACCCGCCCCAGCCAGCGGTCGGCGTTCGAGAGAAACTCG from Natrinema salaciae encodes:
- the bioD gene encoding dethiobiotin synthase, which produces MTASRPIAVVGSGTGVGKTVVTAGLTRLLREAGHDARAIKPAQTGHPPDDDAAFVATACAEPDAATCPRYLEPALAPRVAAAVADEELAYETIRAACEREIEATPVPIVEGIGGLRVPLAGDREVIDLVADIGAAAVVVTRSGLGTLNHTALSIDALEDRGIEVCAVVVNEYAGETVAERTNPDELERMTGHAVETVPPLGDGERDGDPRELAAGVGDALSPTLLERLPIERS